Sequence from the Nitrosospira multiformis genome:
TCAAAAATAAACAGGTATTCGCAACCCCGCAGCCTGACGTGCGACAAAAAGGCGCTTAGGACCGAATTCCTTTATTTGAGCGATTATCGGTTTTCGGGCAAGTGAAGCATGCTGAATATGCTGGGCCTCAGGCATACCGCAATCGGTAAATCCGGTGACTCCTTAATAACAGCCTTTTTTACTGTCATTCTCAACATTCATGTAATAGATCGAGCTGTTATCAGCCTAGTTCATTTATGGTGCTGCCGATGCAGGCAGACCAAACCAGCGGTCGAACATAAAGTTAAATACGAAGGTATAGACCAGGAAAAATGCTAACAGG
This genomic interval carries:
- a CDS encoding chlorhexidine efflux transporter, producing MLDLGLLAFFLVYTFVFNFMFDRWFGLPASAAP